A stretch of the Terriglobia bacterium genome encodes the following:
- a CDS encoding penicillin acylase family protein has protein sequence MPNGSRRVSRHGSAIAFGGMAALVVGLACVAVLRAPIPPREGRAHLPGLSSPADVKFDRRGTPHVRAATEEDAYRVLGWLHAGDRLFQMEVRRRAAAGRLSEVMGPATLAMDSRARTLGFSAQAERDFRALTLGERRLLEAYSAGVNAYVSSHPRPWELVALGVHPEPWTALDSLRFLGLMFTTLSGSEEGERANLARVTRYGLGPLLPFLDAQSTAPTFVPPEARYPVSRLGPSLAHPAVPRGSNAWAIAGSRTASGRPILANDPHLEAQIPGVWYAAHLTTADGLDVAGLTLAGLPGVAIGHNGWVAWGITMHQADDADLFLERVDESGERYEVEGSFVPLAGHLETIRVRGGRAVELRVERTRHGPIVEKLHPEGSGPLAVALAWSPDLDAGSLKAFLAASHARTSEEISRAWSLYRGPSVNVCWAAAEGHIGLLVAGAIPRRRTGDGRLPVPGWTGSYDWNGLVPPAELPRIEDPPEGFVASANDDWTSSGYRLPYPGEFAHRERLDRIRDVLSSFHHAVPSDVRTLQNDLLSLYAIRVRDSLLGIGARDPEARRALAILAGWDGRALRRGPSLLFYRFMQDLRQRTFGPREKRLGGRLPAGWDLLAGMIEGSGGNDLWDDPGTDAVETREAAISTSLASALRDVESREGAVPAAWRWGRTHALTYVHPLAEAIPALGRFLNVGPIEMGGDSETVAVSAFSLSSRNSEPWLVVSARLIVDLGDPDRSTLVLPLGESGQFPDRRYDDQAEAWAGGGDFPFPFGRAAVDAAAVSTLRLE, from the coding sequence GTGCCGAACGGCTCCCGCAGGGTCTCGCGTCACGGGTCCGCCATCGCCTTCGGGGGCATGGCCGCCCTCGTGGTCGGGCTCGCGTGCGTGGCCGTCTTGCGCGCCCCGATCCCGCCCCGCGAGGGGCGCGCCCACCTGCCCGGGCTCTCCTCGCCCGCCGATGTGAAGTTCGACCGCCGCGGCACGCCGCACGTGCGCGCGGCGACCGAGGAGGACGCCTACAGGGTCCTCGGCTGGCTGCACGCGGGAGATCGCCTGTTCCAGATGGAGGTCCGCCGCAGGGCCGCCGCCGGGCGCCTGTCCGAGGTGATGGGTCCCGCGACTCTGGCGATGGACTCCCGCGCGAGAACCCTCGGCTTCTCGGCGCAAGCGGAGCGGGACTTCCGCGCCCTCACCCTGGGAGAGCGACGCCTGCTCGAGGCGTACTCCGCGGGGGTGAACGCGTACGTCTCGTCGCACCCGCGGCCGTGGGAGCTCGTGGCGCTCGGGGTGCATCCCGAGCCCTGGACCGCGCTCGACAGCCTGCGGTTCCTCGGTCTGATGTTCACGACGCTCTCCGGGTCCGAGGAGGGAGAGCGCGCGAACCTCGCTCGTGTCACGCGGTACGGACTCGGTCCCCTGCTCCCCTTCCTCGACGCCCAGAGCACGGCGCCGACGTTCGTTCCTCCAGAAGCCCGGTACCCGGTTTCGCGGCTCGGCCCCTCGCTGGCGCATCCGGCGGTGCCGCGAGGAAGCAACGCGTGGGCGATCGCCGGCTCGCGAACGGCGTCGGGCCGCCCGATCCTGGCCAACGACCCGCATCTCGAGGCGCAGATTCCCGGCGTCTGGTACGCGGCGCACCTGACCACCGCGGACGGACTCGACGTCGCGGGACTCACCCTGGCGGGGCTCCCCGGCGTCGCGATCGGCCACAACGGGTGGGTGGCATGGGGCATCACGATGCACCAGGCGGACGACGCGGACCTCTTCCTGGAGCGAGTCGACGAGTCCGGCGAGCGCTACGAGGTCGAGGGGAGCTTCGTCCCCCTCGCGGGGCACCTCGAGACGATCCGCGTCAGGGGCGGAAGGGCCGTCGAGCTGCGGGTCGAGCGGACGCGCCACGGCCCGATCGTTGAGAAGCTCCATCCCGAAGGGAGCGGGCCGCTCGCCGTCGCGCTCGCGTGGTCCCCCGACCTCGACGCGGGCAGCCTCAAGGCGTTCCTCGCGGCGTCGCACGCGCGGACCTCGGAGGAGATCTCGCGAGCGTGGTCGCTCTACCGGGGCCCGTCCGTCAACGTGTGCTGGGCCGCGGCGGAAGGGCACATCGGCCTCTTGGTGGCGGGAGCGATCCCGCGCCGGAGGACGGGGGACGGCCGGCTGCCCGTTCCGGGTTGGACCGGGTCCTACGACTGGAACGGCCTGGTGCCGCCGGCGGAACTGCCCCGGATCGAGGACCCGCCCGAGGGGTTCGTCGCTTCCGCGAACGACGACTGGACCTCGAGCGGCTACCGGCTCCCGTACCCCGGGGAATTCGCTCACCGCGAGCGGCTGGACAGGATCCGCGACGTGCTCTCGTCTTTCCACCATGCCGTCCCCTCCGACGTGCGGACCCTGCAGAACGACCTGTTGTCGCTCTACGCGATCAGGGTCCGCGACTCGTTGCTCGGTATCGGCGCGCGGGATCCCGAGGCCCGGCGGGCGCTCGCGATCCTCGCGGGGTGGGACGGCCGCGCGCTCCGCCGCGGCCCCTCCCTCTTGTTCTACAGGTTCATGCAGGATCTTCGGCAGCGGACGTTCGGCCCTCGCGAAAAGCGGTTGGGCGGGCGGCTCCCGGCCGGATGGGACCTCTTGGCCGGGATGATCGAGGGGTCCGGCGGGAACGACCTCTGGGACGACCCGGGAACGGACGCGGTCGAGACGCGCGAGGCGGCGATCTCGACGTCGCTCGCTTCCGCCCTGCGGGACGTCGAGTCGCGGGAAGGGGCGGTGCCCGCCGCTTGGAGGTGGGGACGGACTCACGCGCTCACCTACGTGCACCCGCTGGCCGAGGCGATTCCCGCCCTCGGTCGGTTTCTGAACGTCGGGCCGATCGAGATGGGGGGCGACTCCGAGACCGTCGCCGTCTCCGCATTCTCCCTCTCCTCGCGGAACTCGGAGCCGTGGCTCGTCGTCTCCGCCCGCCTGATCGTGGACCTGGGGGACCCGGACCGCTCCACGCTGGTCCTGCCGCTGGGCGAGTCGGGGCAGTTCCCGGACCGGCGATACGACGACCAGGCGGAGGCGTGGGCGGGAGGCGGCGATTTCCCGTTTCCTTTCGGGCGGGCCGCGGTGGACGCCGCCGCGGTTTCGACGCTTCGGCTCGAGTGA